TCCTTGGTCATTTGATCGCATCTCTTGCtcatctcttcaataagTGTATGTGCACAATCATTGCATACAGGATAATCCATCTCatactttgaagagacGATATTGAATACGTTACTCAATGTGGAAACTGTATCACTCACAGGAATAGGAGTGGCCTTTCCTTTTTCCCCCGtatcttttttctccttaCCTTCTTTGTCCTCATCTAGCATCACAAATgatccatcatcaactttGCCGTGATTACTGCCATTGCCAATTCCCCCTCGATTGCCAATCAACGGCTTCCCCCCACTCGAATCTAAGGCCTCTCGAAACGTTTTCTTCCGAGCTTCGGGAACAATCATCGTTGGCGGAATAAGGGAAGCATCGGTTGAATCATCTGTGTCTAGAGACTCGGTACCAGCCTTCAAATCTCCCATTAAACTACTTTTCGGTCGAGGCGAATAATTGGTAGTCAACAACCGCTTCTGTGCATTGCTAAGTCCTTCAAGCGATTGGTCGACGCTAAGAGGTAGTTTGCATCTCTGACATATATATGTAGGCATGATCAAGAGATGAATAAgtagaagaaagtgaaTTAAAGACAAATTATGGGCGCGAAGCTCAAGTAAAATACATAACGCATAGAAACAGTCGATCATTTCTCCTCTATAGAAAAGACAATCTCTCCATCCTTCCTTGGATCATATGGGGAGatcaagaactttgagaacttcttcaagttttccaaACCTCGAATTTCATTACCGCATAATGGCATCTTAACTAAATGGTAGTCTTCATACAACTCATCCATCTGATTTAAATATtttttctgcatcttccATCTTGATTGGCATCTCTTGCACtgatcatcatctgcaAACAACAATTGGTTCACCACAATTGAATTAACATCCATGTTatatttcatcaaatcTTGAATTAATCTCTCTGTTTCATATAGTGACAAGAATTCGGAGATACACACGCATACAAACGTGGTAAGATCCGGATCTTGAAACTGCTTGTTCACCTCGGCAACTTGTCCTTTAATCTCGCCAAGTTTGCTGAACAATTCTGCCTTCTGATCTCCTCCCATCATGCTCATTAAAGGTCCCAATCGACTACTGATGTCATTAAATTTGTCCAACAATGTCTCCAAAGTATGTGGTAATTGAAGGAAACGTAGAGTATGACCGGTAGGAGCCGTATCAAAGATAATACTCTCGTATTGAACTGTAGAATCGTCCGGATGCTTTTGACTCTTGATATGTTTCAACACCTCCATAAACGAAAAAGCCTCATCAATACCCGGAATCGAGCCTGTGACCTCTGTCATTACATTGGTCAACGGGTCCTGCTTATCCATACCTAATTTATTGCTATTCGCAAACTCTTCCAGTGAGGAAGATGGGTCGATCTCCATACATGACAAATTGGAAAGTCCCTCGACCACTCTTGCATCCTTGCCAAACTTCTGATCAAAGGCATCTGAAAGATTGTGTGCCGGATCTGTAGAGATCAATAGATAGTTTTTATCTGGGTGATGAAGTGCTATCTGTATGGCAACTGACGATGACGTGGTGGTCTTACCAACACCTCCTTTACCCCCTACAAAGATCCACTTAAGTGAATCTTGAGTAATGagatctttcaaagatgatTCAACTTCGAAATCTTCCATGGCAGAGCTAAAGTAGTTGATTCtaggaagaaaagagtgGCTTAGAAATTGTCTTGCctattcaattttctttgaacCCTCCTGCCTCCCTCCCCtcgttttttttttctcgctccttccttttctttctgagtCGTCGAGTCGAGTCGAGTCGACTCTAAACGACTTCTGGAATAGGCATCATGATAAATGAATAACTCTAGCTCCTTCCTTTAAAGAACCTTTCAGTTCTTTCTCTGGCCTCCAAAACATCCTTCGTACTCATCAACCGTCTCTGAATCCATCTAGATAGTTTTCCTTgcacttcttctctctcatACCTTTTATCTATCAAGTAAATCACCGCGTAATCCTTAATATTTCGAATGGCTCTTCCTACCGATTGATTTACAGCCTTCATGCAGATATTCTGGTACATTTCCTGTGACCGCTGTTTTCCAAGTTGCCGACTTCCTCCATTCTCGATGGTCTTCTTTTCGATATAATGACTTTTAGCTATCAATTCTCCACTCTTCACATTTGGATACGGTAGTCCCACCATGATAACGCATCGTGCCAACTTGTCCGAGAAATTGATCCCTTCTGACATTTTACCGCCGACAACGGAGAATAATGCAGCTCCCCCTCTACTTCCAGTTTCAATTTCAGACCGAAACTCCCGAAGAACATTATCAACATTGATCTCTCGTGACTCTATAAAGATCTTCTTAAATTCCTCCATCTGTTTCACAAGtctttgctctttccaTACTTTCATCACATCGTCCAAATAACGATAACTTGGAAAGAATATAACTGTTCCCGATGGTACCTCCTGAAAAAGTTCTACTATGGTTTTGCCTAATTCTTCCAACATTGTCCTGTTGGTTCTCCCGTTGAATGTGAAATCAAAGGAGATGTTTCCAGAATGAGAGACCGGATAAACTTCCAAATTCTCGTCCGGAATAACATGGTCACAACTAAACGTTTTCATCTGACTTGGGTCCACATATGGAACTAAAAAATCTGTGAAATCCGTCACCGGTTCCATGGTTCCTCCAGCTAGAAGAACACATCTAGCCTCTTCTACAATATCCTTGAATGGTTCACTTggatcaagaagaaggtattTTAGAGTGatatcaccttcttctttgtcaaagaagaacttgcCACTTTGAGAAGTGTTCGACAACGAGTACATAAAGGCTCTCACTTTAAATAACAATGGAGTCGAATGATGCTTGCTGTCGGTAATTTTATCCATGTAACTCTGCACCTTAAATGCGATTTTCGACTTGTTTATGTACTTTTGTAGCGGGTAAACATTAAGCAAGTCACCGGTTGTTCCCGCAAAGATCAGATTGGTATCCACTTCCGTTCCTGGAGACACTCTTCCCAAATCAATCTGTTTGGCAATGAACTTGGCTAGTAGTGTCACCAACTTAATCATCTTGGACAAGTTGATCCGATTTCCTGCGTTCATCCTTGAATAGAATCGTCTCGTATATAGTCTCATAGCCTTTCGAATCAATTTAAGCTCCTCAAATCTGATTGAGGAAGAATAGATGCTGTTAATAGTATCAATCAAGTTATGAGCCTCGTCAATAACTACAATACAGTCCTTCAAACGAAGCTTCAAAGAATCACgtgcttctttttgaagtaATAGCTGATAAGGTAATGATATTATCTCAGCAACAGGAACTCCATGTCTGGAACTGTAGTATGGACACACCTTCAAATTGCTTCCAATAgtatccaaatct
This region of Brettanomyces nanus chromosome 2, complete sequence genomic DNA includes:
- the GET3 gene encoding Golgi to ER traffic- protein (BUSCO:EOG09342LDK), whose translation is MEDFEVESSLKDLITQDSLKWIFVGGKGGVGKTTTSSSVAIQIALHHPDKNYLLISTDPAHNLSDAFDQKFGKDARVVEGLSNLSCMEIDPSSSLEEFANSNKLGMDKQDPLTNVMTEVTGSIPGIDEAFSFMEVLKHIKSQKHPDDSTVQYESIIFDTAPTGHTLRFLQLPHTLETLLDKFNDISSRLGPLMSMMGGDQKAELFSKLGEIKGQVAEVNKQFQDPDLTTFVCVCISEFLSLYETERLIQDLMKYNMDVNSIVVNQLLFADDDQCKRCQSRWKMQKKYLNQMDELYEDYHLVKMPLCGNEIRGLENLKKFSKFLISPYDPRKDGEIVFSIEEK